Sequence from the Corallococcus sp. EGB genome:
GTGAACGCCCTCGCCCAAGCCCCTTCGCCTTCGCTGCCCAGTGCCGGCGTCATCTGGACCCGCACGCTGGAAGCCATCCGTCAGGAGGGCCTGCACTACGCCCTCACCTGGCTGGAGCGGATGCGCCCCATGGAGGTGCGCGAGAACGCCCTGGTCCTGGGCGTGCCGGACCGCTTCTTCCGCGACTGGGTGGATGACCACTACCGCTCCATGCTGGAGAGCCACCTCTCCCGCCTGGAGCCGTCGCTCGGCCGCGTCGCCTATGAAGTCGTCGTCGGCCCTCCGCCCACCGCGGACCTGCCGCCCACGCCCACCATCAAGGTGAACTCGACGCGGCCCGCGCGCCTCAACCCGCGCTTCACCTTCGACACCTACGTCGTCGCGGACAGCAACCAGCTGCCCGCCGCCGCCGCGCAGGCCGTGGCCCACCGGCCGGGCCACAACTACAACCCGCTCTACATCTACGGCGGCACCGGCCTGGGCAAGACGCACCTGCTCCAGGCCGTGGGCAATCACATCTGGGAGAAGGACCCCACCCAGCGCATCGTCTATCTCTCCAGCGAGCAGTTCACCAACGAGTACGTGGAGAGCGTGCGCGAGCACCGCATGACGGACTTCCGCCGGAAGTTCCGCGAGGAGTGCGACGTGCTCCTCATCGACGACATCCAGTTCCTCGGCAAGCGCGAGGAGACGCAGAAGGAGTTCTTCTACACCTTCGAGACGCTCTTCGGCCTCAACAAGGCCATCGTGCTCACCAGCGACATGGTGCCCGCGGAGGTCCCCGGCATGGAGGACCGCCTGCGCAGCCGCTTCGCCATGGGCCTGATGGCCGACATCCGCGAGCCCACCTACGAGACGCGCGTCGCCATCCTCCAGAAGAAGGCCGAACAGGAGGGCCTCAACCTGCCGGACCCGGTGGCGCACTTCATCGCGAAGCATGTTCAGAAGAACGTGCGCGAGCTGGAAGGCGCGCTCGTGAAGCTGTCCGCGATGCACAGCCTCACGAAGCAGCCGGTGACGGAGGAGTTCGCGTCCCAGGTGCTGCGCGACATCCTGCCCGCGCAGCGCACCGTGGACGTGGAGGCCATCCAGCGCGAGGTGGCCCGCTTCTACAAGGTCACCGTGGAGGCGCTGAAGGAGGACCGCCGTCACAAGGCGCTCGCGCACGCGCGTCAGGTGGCCATGTACCTGAGCCGCAAGCTGACCAAGAGCTCCTTCCCGGAGATCGCCTCGCGCTTCAACAAGGACCACTCCACCGTCATCTCCGCCGTGCGCAAGGTGGAGGGCCTGCGGGAGACGGACGCGGCCGTGCACCGCGACCTGTCCGAACTGGAAGCGAAGCTCGGCGGCATGTAGCCGCTTCAGTGCGCGGCCGGCTGTGACGGCGCGGACACCTCCTCCAGCGTCCTGCCGCTCTCCTGGTCGCTGAGCTCCGCCGCGACATCTCCCAGCGAGAGGATGCCCACCAGCTTCTTGGCCCGGTTCAGCACCGCGATGCGGCGGATCTGCGAGGCCCTCATCTTCTCGGCCGCCTGGGTGAGGTCGTCGTCGTCGTAGACGAACTCGACACCCCGGGTCATCGCCTGGGCTACCTGGGTGCGCTCGGCGTCCAGCCCCTGCGCGATGGCTCGAACCACGATGTCCCGGTCCGTGACGATGCCGACCAGCTGGTCGCCTTCACACACGGGGATGGGCCCCACGTTCAGCGCGCGCATCTTCTCCGCGGCGACCTTCAGGGAATCCGACGGGCGGATGACCTCCACATCCGGGGTCATCACGTCACCCACTCGTTGCGTTGCCATGGCGTCTCTCCTGATGCGGGTTCCTCCCTCAGCGTGAGCACCCGTCTGTCCGCTGGCATGACCCGTCATCGGCGTGTCTGTCCATTTCCCCGGGGCTCGAGCATGCTGCGGCCTCGTGGGCCCTCCGGGGCTCGCGCATCGGGACGCCCGGCCGGAGGCGTTCCGCCTCACGCGGTGCTTCCGACATGCCCTCCACTCACGGGTTGCGAGCTTCCGGCCTTGCTGTCGCCGCGCTGTGTCCGTCCTCGGATGAGCGCCGCGACCCCTTCGGGTGGGCGCGCGACGCCATCCGCACCCGGCTCAAGCTGGAGACCCGCTTCTACTGACCGCCGCGGTCAGAAGTGGAGCCGCTCCGCCAGCCAGGGCAGCAGGAAGAAACCCCACAGCAGCGGGCTGGCGAGCCCCAGGACCAGGCCCGTGATGGCCTGGTCCTTCCGGCCAATGGGTGGCGTGGCCTTCGAATCCACGCGCGTCAGCGCCACCACGCCGCAAATCACCGCGACGGGCGCGAGCAGGGGCATGAGCAGCGCGCTGAAACCGAACCGCGCCGCCTGACGCGCCATCGGATTGTTGAAGCGCTCGTTCCACAGCAGCTTCAACATCCCGGGCGGCACCGGCAGCCGGAAGAAGAGCTGATTGCGCACGTCGCGGTGGATGCGCAGCCCGGTGACGAACGCGGGGATGGCACACGCGAAGAAGAGGAAGCGCCCGGTCGGTACCAGGGCATCCGCCGCCACCGCCATCACCAGCGGCGTGAACAGCAGGGCATGCCGCGCCCAGCGCCGGCCCAGGAAGAAGGCCACGCCCACCGGCACGGGCAGGAGCAGCAGGAGCGTGAACAGCGACTCCCTCGTCGCGCGCAGTCCCCACTGCGCGAGGGCGGCGGCCGTGGCCACGCAGAGCAGCAGCGTCACGCCTCCCACCACCCACGCCCATTCATCGCGCTTGCCCTGGTAGCGCTGACGCAGCGCCTCCAGGTAGTTCACGTCCGGGCGCTCCGCGCAGGCCTTGCAGTACAGGCGTGCGCCCAGGCCCGACACGGACGTGGCGCAGTCCGCGCAGATGAAGCTCCCGCAGCGGGTACACGTGCCGCCCGCGGGCAGGTCCGGGTGGACGGCGCAGCGTCCCAGCGGGGGTAGGGGCACCTCCAGGCTCATGGCCGCAGTGTCGCACGGCGAGCAACACCCGGCACCCCGGAGCCCACCCGGTCGCCTTCGGGCTTACAGGCCCCGAGGCGCGTGCTAAGCGCGCGGGTCGACGTCCTGAACCGTGGAGGAACCTTGTCCCGATTGAAGGCCCTCGCCGCCGCGGCCCTGTTCATGGGGCTTCCGGCGCTCGCGCAGACCCCCGAGGCGAAGCCGCTGGAGCCCGGCCGCGAAAACCTGGCCATCCCGTATGAGAAATACACGCTGCCCAACGGACTGGAGGTCATCCTCTCCGTGGACCACAAGCTCCCGGTGGTGGCCGTCAACGTCTGGTACCACGTGGGCGCCTTCGACGAGCAGCCGGGCCGCACCGGCTTCGCGCACCTCTTCGAGCACATGATGTTCCAGGGCTCCAAGCACGTGCCGGACGACGTGCACATCGGCCTGCTGGAGCAGGCGGGCGCCACGGACTTGAACGGCACCACCAGCTTCGACCGCACCAACTACTACGAGACCGTGCCCAGCAACCTGCTGGAGACGGCGCTGTGGTTGGAGAGCGACCGCATGGGCTTCCTGCTGGACGCGCTCACGCAGAAGAAGCTCGATACGCAGAAGGAGGTCGTGAAGAACGAGCGCCGCCAGAGCGTGGAGACGGCTCCCTACGGCGAGGCGCAGGAGAAGGCGTGGCAGGCGCTGTTCCCGCCTCCGCACCCGTACTCCGGCAACGTGATTGGCTCCATGAAGGACCTGGACGCCGCCACGGTGGATGACGTGAAGGCCTTCTTCCGCAAGTGGTATGCGCCCTCCAACGCGACGCTGGCCATCGTGGGCGACTTCGACCCCGAGAAGACCAAGGCCCTGGTGGAGAAGTACTTCGGCACGCTGCCCTCGCACCCCAAGCCCCAGCCTCCGGACGTGAAGCCGGTGAAGGTCACACGCGAGACGACCATCCGCCACGACGAGAAGGTGGCCACGCTGCCCCTGCTCACCATGTCCTGGCTCACCGCTCCGTACCTGAAGCCCGGGGACGCGACGGCGGACGTGCTCGCCACCGCGCTGGGCACCGGCCGCGCGAGCCGCCTGTACCGCCGGCTGGTGCTGGACAAGCAGCTGGCGCAGAGCGTGGACGCCGTGCAGCAGAGCCAGGGCGCGCAGTCCGTCTTCTCCATCGAAGCGGTGGCCCGGCCCGGCGTCACCACGGACATGCTGAAGAAGGAGATCGACGAGGTGCTGGACGAGGTCCGCAAGAACGGCGTCACGCAGGAGGAGATCGTCCGCGCGCGCACCCGCTATGACACGCGCCAGCTGGCGGGCCTCCAGGCCGTGGGCGGCTCCGGCAGCAAGTCCGACACGCTCCAGACGTACAACCAGTTCGTGGGCGAGCCCAGCTACGTCGCGCAGGACCTGGCGCGCTACCAGGAAGTGACCCCCGAGGCGGTGAAGCAGTTCGCCAACGACGTGCTGCGCCCCGACGCGCGCGTCGTCCTCCACGCGGTGCCGTCCGCCAACAAGGCCGCGCCGTCTTCCGCTCCGGGCAAGGAGACCCGTTAAGCCATGCACCGCCGAATCCTGACTGCCCTCCTCACGCTGTCCGTCGCCGGTTGCGCCACCACCAGGCCCGCGGAGACGAAGCCCGCGGAGCCGGCGCCCGCCGCGCAGCCGCAAACCCAGACACCCGC
This genomic interval carries:
- a CDS encoding pitrilysin family protein — translated: MKALAAAALFMGLPALAQTPEAKPLEPGRENLAIPYEKYTLPNGLEVILSVDHKLPVVAVNVWYHVGAFDEQPGRTGFAHLFEHMMFQGSKHVPDDVHIGLLEQAGATDLNGTTSFDRTNYYETVPSNLLETALWLESDRMGFLLDALTQKKLDTQKEVVKNERRQSVETAPYGEAQEKAWQALFPPPHPYSGNVIGSMKDLDAATVDDVKAFFRKWYAPSNATLAIVGDFDPEKTKALVEKYFGTLPSHPKPQPPDVKPVKVTRETTIRHDEKVATLPLLTMSWLTAPYLKPGDATADVLATALGTGRASRLYRRLVLDKQLAQSVDAVQQSQGAQSVFSIEAVARPGVTTDMLKKEIDEVLDEVRKNGVTQEEIVRARTRYDTRQLAGLQAVGGSGSKSDTLQTYNQFVGEPSYVAQDLARYQEVTPEAVKQFANDVLRPDARVVLHAVPSANKAAPSSAPGKETR
- the dnaA gene encoding chromosomal replication initiator protein DnaA, producing MNALAQAPSPSLPSAGVIWTRTLEAIRQEGLHYALTWLERMRPMEVRENALVLGVPDRFFRDWVDDHYRSMLESHLSRLEPSLGRVAYEVVVGPPPTADLPPTPTIKVNSTRPARLNPRFTFDTYVVADSNQLPAAAAQAVAHRPGHNYNPLYIYGGTGLGKTHLLQAVGNHIWEKDPTQRIVYLSSEQFTNEYVESVREHRMTDFRRKFREECDVLLIDDIQFLGKREETQKEFFYTFETLFGLNKAIVLTSDMVPAEVPGMEDRLRSRFAMGLMADIREPTYETRVAILQKKAEQEGLNLPDPVAHFIAKHVQKNVRELEGALVKLSAMHSLTKQPVTEEFASQVLRDILPAQRTVDVEAIQREVARFYKVTVEALKEDRRHKALAHARQVAMYLSRKLTKSSFPEIASRFNKDHSTVISAVRKVEGLRETDAAVHRDLSELEAKLGGM
- a CDS encoding CBS domain-containing protein — translated: MATQRVGDVMTPDVEVIRPSDSLKVAAEKMRALNVGPIPVCEGDQLVGIVTDRDIVVRAIAQGLDAERTQVAQAMTRGVEFVYDDDDLTQAAEKMRASQIRRIAVLNRAKKLVGILSLGDVAAELSDQESGRTLEEVSAPSQPAAH